In one window of Shewanella goraebulensis DNA:
- the tsaE gene encoding tRNA (adenosine(37)-N6)-threonylcarbamoyltransferase complex ATPase subunit type 1 TsaE translates to MTSITKNLQDEQATIELGVTLSLWVSAPLVIYLTGDLGAGKTTLSRGLIQGLGHAGNVKSPTYTLVEPYELKNMDVFHFDLYRLLDPEELEYMGIRDYFTDKSISIIEWPDRGHGLLPDADLAIHLSYQGEQRQVELSGLTPSGQLIVDKLK, encoded by the coding sequence ATGACTTCAATAACAAAAAATCTTCAAGATGAACAAGCTACAATAGAATTAGGCGTAACCTTGTCGTTATGGGTTTCAGCACCTCTGGTTATTTACCTAACGGGTGATTTAGGTGCAGGAAAAACGACTTTAAGCCGCGGGTTAATTCAGGGATTGGGTCATGCAGGTAACGTAAAAAGCCCAACCTATACGCTTGTTGAGCCGTATGAATTGAAAAATATGGATGTGTTTCATTTTGACTTATACCGTTTACTCGACCCTGAAGAACTTGAGTACATGGGGATCCGTGATTACTTTACTGATAAAAGCATCAGTATTATTGAGTGGCCAGATAGAGGTCACGGTTTGCTACCTGATGCTGATCTAGCAATACATTTAAGCTATCAAGGTGAGCAAAGACAAGTTGAACTAAGCGGGCTGACACCTTCAGGACAGCTGATCGTCGATAAATTAAAATAA
- the hflX gene encoding ribosome rescue GTPase HflX, with translation MFDRYEAGETAVLVHIDFSDDDRREDITELQLLVESAGARSVGVITGSRRSPDRKFFVGTGKVEELAAMVAATEANVVIFNHALSPAQERNLEQICECRVLDRTALILDIFAQRARTHEGKLQVELAQLRHMSTRLIRGWTHLERQKGGIGMRGPGETQLETDRRLLRGRIKSINRRLDKVDKQREQSRRSRKRSDLSTVSLVGYTNAGKSTLFNALTASEVYAADQLFATLDPTLRKLNLPDGAVILADTVGFIRHLPHDLVAAFKATLQETRQADLLLHAIDCADENMTENFEQVQNVLEEIDADTIPQLVVCNKIDLLEDFVPRIDYDDEGMPERVWVSAQKQIGFELLLQAINELIGEVIVEQTLKIPATAGHYLGQFYGLDAIQQKEYDDLGNCILSVRLSEANWRRLTKQSQGELETFICEDSIEDSEVDVTC, from the coding sequence TTGTTTGATCGCTATGAAGCGGGTGAAACCGCAGTTCTTGTACACATTGACTTTTCTGATGACGACCGAAGAGAAGACATTACAGAGTTACAATTATTAGTCGAATCAGCAGGTGCTCGCTCTGTTGGTGTTATTACCGGAAGTCGACGTTCACCTGATCGAAAGTTTTTTGTAGGGACAGGTAAAGTAGAAGAGTTAGCCGCTATGGTGGCTGCTACTGAAGCAAATGTCGTGATTTTTAATCACGCGTTAAGTCCTGCTCAAGAAAGAAACTTAGAACAAATTTGTGAATGCCGAGTTTTAGACCGGACAGCACTGATTTTAGATATTTTTGCTCAACGAGCGAGAACACACGAAGGTAAGTTGCAAGTGGAGCTAGCGCAATTGCGCCACATGTCGACTCGCCTTATTCGTGGTTGGACTCACTTGGAGAGACAAAAAGGTGGTATTGGTATGCGAGGGCCTGGGGAAACCCAGCTCGAAACCGATAGACGTTTACTGCGTGGACGAATTAAAAGTATTAATCGTCGACTGGATAAAGTAGACAAGCAACGTGAACAGAGTCGTCGTTCGCGTAAACGCAGTGACTTGTCCACTGTGTCATTGGTGGGTTACACCAATGCAGGTAAGTCAACGTTGTTTAATGCGTTAACCGCTTCTGAAGTGTATGCAGCGGATCAGTTATTCGCCACACTGGATCCAACACTGCGCAAGCTAAATTTACCTGATGGGGCCGTTATTTTAGCGGATACTGTTGGGTTTATTCGTCATCTACCTCATGATTTAGTCGCAGCCTTCAAAGCTACACTGCAAGAAACTCGTCAAGCTGACTTGTTATTGCATGCTATCGATTGTGCAGATGAAAATATGACGGAAAATTTCGAGCAAGTTCAAAATGTACTTGAAGAAATTGACGCAGATACTATTCCACAACTAGTTGTTTGTAATAAAATCGACTTACTGGAAGACTTTGTACCTCGCATCGATTACGACGATGAGGGGATGCCTGAACGAGTTTGGGTATCTGCACAAAAACAAATTGGATTTGAATTGCTATTACAGGCTATCAACGAGTTAATCGGTGAAGTCATTGTGGAGCAAACATTGAAAATACCAGCGACGGCTGGGCATTATCTTGGTCAGTTTTATGGACTGGACGCGATACAGCAGAAAGAGTATGACGATCTGGGGAACTGTATTTTGTCTGTTCGTTTATCGGAAGCCAATTGGCGTCGATTAACAAAACAGAGTCAAGGCGAATTAGAGACGTTTATTTGTGAGGATTCAATTGAAGACTCAGAAGTAGACGTTACTTGCTAA
- the hfq gene encoding RNA chaperone Hfq, producing MAKGQSLQDPFLNALRRERVPVSIYLVNGIKLQGQVESFDQFVILLKNTVSQMVYKHAISTVVPARPFNVTAQTTHTTHDEAPASE from the coding sequence ATGGCTAAGGGGCAATCTTTACAAGACCCATTTTTGAACGCGCTGCGTCGTGAACGTGTACCAGTTTCAATCTATTTAGTGAACGGTATTAAGTTGCAAGGACAAGTTGAGTCATTCGACCAATTCGTTATTTTGTTGAAAAATACAGTAAGCCAAATGGTTTACAAGCATGCTATTTCGACTGTAGTTCCAGCTCGTCCATTTAATGTGACTGCTCAAACTACTCATACAACGCATGATGAAGCACCAGCATCTGAATAA
- the miaA gene encoding tRNA (adenosine(37)-N6)-dimethylallyltransferase MiaA, which yields MNQLKQPKVLFLMGPTASGKTSLAIEMAQKHNCEIISVDSALIYRQMDIGSAKPNADELALAPHRLIDILDPSESYSAADFRRDALNEIEQIIARGKTPLLVGGTMMYFKALLEGLSPLPAADENVRAEINKQAEMLGWDALHQQLCEIDPVAGERIHPNDPQRLSRALEVFKITGKTMTELTATKSEALPYDVVQFAIAPLDRKVLHELIAKRFKLMMEQGFIEEVQRLKDRGDLHLDMPSMRCVGYRQCWQYLDEEFDCDTLVEKATAATRQLAKRQLTWLRSWPDLNWLESGAEGNLVTLIRHSS from the coding sequence GTGAACCAACTTAAACAACCTAAAGTATTGTTTTTAATGGGGCCTACAGCTTCTGGTAAAACATCTTTAGCTATTGAAATGGCACAAAAACACAACTGTGAAATTATTTCAGTTGATTCTGCGCTGATTTATCGTCAAATGGACATTGGTTCAGCTAAACCTAATGCTGATGAGTTAGCATTAGCTCCGCATCGCTTAATTGATATATTAGATCCGAGTGAAAGTTACTCGGCAGCAGACTTTAGACGCGATGCACTTAATGAAATAGAACAAATTATTGCTCGTGGTAAAACACCATTATTGGTGGGCGGAACCATGATGTATTTTAAGGCATTGCTTGAAGGCTTATCGCCACTTCCTGCAGCTGACGAAAACGTCAGGGCTGAGATAAATAAACAAGCAGAAATGCTAGGCTGGGATGCATTACATCAGCAACTGTGTGAAATTGACCCTGTTGCTGGTGAGCGAATTCACCCTAATGATCCTCAGCGATTATCGCGTGCTTTAGAAGTATTTAAAATAACAGGTAAGACAATGACTGAATTGACTGCAACCAAGTCAGAAGCATTGCCTTATGATGTGGTGCAATTTGCCATTGCGCCACTTGATAGAAAAGTATTACATGAATTAATCGCAAAAAGATTTAAACTGATGATGGAACAAGGTTTTATCGAAGAAGTTCAGCGATTAAAAGACCGAGGTGATTTGCATTTAGATATGCCTTCAATGCGCTGTGTTGGTTACAGACAGTGCTGGCAATACTTAGATGAAGAGTTTGACTGTGATACTTTGGTAGAAAAAGCGACTGCTGCTACTAGGCAATTGGCAAAACGTCAATTAACATGGTTGAGAAGTTGGCCTGATTTAAATTGGCTTGAAAGTGGAGCCGAAGGAAATTTAGTTACACTTATACGACATTCGAGCTAG
- the mutL gene encoding DNA mismatch repair endonuclease MutL, whose amino-acid sequence MAIQILPPQLANQIAAGEVVERPASVVKELVENSLDAGATRVDIEIDKGGSKLIRIRDNGKGIAKEELALALSRHATSKVHSLDDLEAILSFGFRGEALASISSVARLSLTSKPAEQSEAWQANAAGSQMDVKITPAAHPKGSTIDVVDLFFNTPARRRFLKSDKTEFTHIDEWLKRIAIARTDVHFTLTHNGKLVRQYRPANTEIQYKQRLGQICGRGFAEQALHLACEHDGLTLSGYLQSPSDTHVTDSCYFYVNGRLVRDRLVNHAVKQAFGRFNIQHQPGYVLMLEIDPHQVDVNVHPAKHEVRFHQSRLVHDFILQALQSVLEQISELVLDPDGQHGHEDSYHQPLQDSSSHRQNQPQVASQPNNQGHSGDLYAGEGAQANSYLSQITASHTDSSREYQPREVSRNRFGNMSVPAQGHQYGSSQGGNSRAVDSAEVTPAAIANYGQLLQTHSENTSLTQVNEVNVATLNTMPPLLDGQYWVLVKDSQLQLLDISQVSVIVTKNEVLAKIKTGLVGQPLLMPVSIQADVDWKALLEERDILLRRLGLTLSIRYQQLIIKNVPPYLRDSQLAVLIPELLNWIKLETPSDEALSLWIAKHQTQSFAAASDIWFKYCQLDNEQKSSLESQAKSLPWKTWLEEN is encoded by the coding sequence ATGGCGATTCAAATTTTACCGCCACAACTTGCTAACCAAATCGCGGCTGGTGAAGTTGTTGAAAGACCAGCCTCAGTTGTTAAAGAGTTGGTTGAAAACAGCTTGGATGCTGGCGCAACGCGGGTTGATATAGAGATCGACAAAGGCGGCAGTAAGCTCATTCGCATCCGTGATAATGGTAAAGGCATTGCAAAAGAAGAGCTAGCCTTAGCGTTATCGCGCCATGCAACATCCAAAGTTCATTCACTAGATGACTTAGAGGCTATTTTAAGCTTTGGTTTTCGTGGTGAAGCCCTTGCAAGTATTAGTTCTGTGGCAAGACTTAGCTTAACCTCTAAACCTGCTGAGCAATCAGAAGCGTGGCAGGCTAACGCTGCTGGCTCACAAATGGATGTAAAAATTACGCCTGCAGCTCACCCAAAAGGCTCAACCATCGATGTGGTGGATTTGTTCTTTAATACTCCAGCAAGACGACGCTTTCTAAAGAGTGATAAAACTGAATTTACCCATATAGACGAATGGCTTAAGCGCATTGCTATCGCTAGAACTGATGTGCATTTTACTCTAACCCATAATGGCAAATTAGTTCGCCAATATCGCCCTGCTAATACTGAAATTCAATATAAACAACGCCTAGGTCAAATTTGTGGCCGTGGCTTTGCTGAGCAAGCATTACATTTAGCATGTGAGCATGATGGGCTAACCTTATCAGGCTATTTACAATCACCTAGTGATACTCATGTTACGGATAGCTGCTATTTTTATGTTAATGGTCGCTTAGTGCGTGACCGCTTAGTTAATCACGCCGTTAAGCAAGCTTTTGGGCGCTTTAATATTCAACATCAACCCGGTTATGTGTTGATGCTTGAGATCGACCCTCATCAAGTGGATGTAAATGTTCATCCTGCTAAGCATGAAGTTCGGTTTCATCAAAGTCGGTTGGTCCATGACTTTATTTTGCAGGCACTGCAATCGGTTTTAGAGCAAATTTCTGAGTTAGTATTAGATCCCGATGGGCAACATGGACATGAAGATAGCTACCATCAGCCTCTTCAGGATTCTTCGTCTCATCGACAAAACCAGCCGCAAGTTGCAAGTCAGCCAAATAATCAAGGTCACTCAGGTGATTTATACGCTGGAGAGGGAGCTCAAGCTAATTCGTACCTATCTCAAATTACTGCTAGCCATACTGATAGCAGCAGAGAATATCAGCCAAGGGAAGTGAGCCGTAATCGATTCGGTAATATGTCTGTACCTGCCCAAGGTCATCAATATGGCAGTTCACAAGGCGGTAATAGTAGAGCGGTGGATTCTGCAGAAGTAACACCGGCAGCAATCGCCAATTATGGCCAACTGTTGCAAACTCATAGTGAAAATACTTCATTAACACAAGTTAATGAAGTAAATGTAGCAACATTGAATACCATGCCGCCTTTGTTAGATGGCCAATACTGGGTGCTAGTAAAAGATAGTCAATTACAACTATTAGATATTTCACAAGTGTCAGTTATTGTTACTAAAAATGAAGTTTTGGCTAAAATTAAAACCGGTTTGGTAGGGCAACCTTTGCTAATGCCGGTTTCAATTCAAGCAGATGTAGATTGGAAAGCATTGCTGGAGGAGCGAGATATATTGCTGCGCAGACTGGGTTTAACATTATCTATTCGCTACCAACAGTTGATAATTAAGAATGTGCCCCCATATCTGAGAGATAGCCAGTTAGCGGTATTAATTCCAGAATTATTAAACTGGATTAAATTAGAAACCCCTTCAGATGAAGCATTATCACTGTGGATAGCTAAACATCAAACGCAATCGTTTGCTGCAGCATCTGATATTTGGTTTAAATACTGTCAATTAGATAACGAACAGAAGTCGAGTCTAGAGTCTCAAGCGAAGTCGTTACCGTGGAAAACATGGTTAGAAGAGAATTAA
- the asd gene encoding archaetidylserine decarboxylase (Phosphatidylserine decarboxylase is synthesized as a single chain precursor. Generation of the pyruvoyl active site from a Ser is coupled to cleavage of a Gly-Ser bond between the larger (beta) and smaller (alpha chains). It is an integral membrane protein.) — protein MDSVKIALQYILPKHLLSRLVGKLAAAEAGAITTAGIKWFIKQYKIDMSEAAQSEPEAYKTFNAFFTRALKPGLRPIVDDAKTMAHPVDGAVSQCGPIEAGKIVQAKNHDYTTLALLGGQQKDAERFNGGDFATIYLAPKDYHRIHMPITGTLSKMTYVPGELFSVNPLTAQNVPGLFARNERVVAIFETEVGPMAMVLVGATIVASIETIWAGTVTPPCGKQVFTWDYPTEGTDALTLEKGAEMGRFKLGSTVVMLFGQDAIDTFAEGVEPTETTRMGQPFAHLK, from the coding sequence TTGGATTCTGTTAAAATTGCTTTGCAATATATCTTACCTAAACATTTGCTATCACGCCTTGTAGGTAAGCTTGCAGCAGCGGAAGCTGGCGCGATAACAACTGCTGGTATTAAATGGTTTATCAAACAATATAAAATTGATATGTCAGAAGCGGCGCAGAGCGAACCAGAAGCGTACAAAACATTTAATGCATTCTTTACTCGTGCTTTAAAACCAGGCCTTCGCCCTATTGTTGATGACGCTAAAACCATGGCTCATCCTGTCGATGGCGCTGTGAGTCAATGCGGCCCTATTGAGGCGGGTAAAATTGTCCAAGCCAAAAACCATGATTACACCACATTAGCTTTATTAGGCGGACAACAAAAAGATGCCGAGCGCTTTAATGGCGGTGATTTCGCTACTATTTATTTAGCACCAAAAGACTACCATCGTATCCACATGCCTATCACTGGTACCTTATCAAAAATGACCTACGTGCCAGGCGAGTTATTTTCAGTGAACCCGCTGACAGCGCAAAACGTACCTGGTTTATTCGCACGTAATGAACGTGTTGTAGCCATTTTTGAGACTGAAGTAGGTCCCATGGCTATGGTATTAGTAGGCGCAACAATTGTGGCAAGCATTGAAACCATATGGGCTGGTACAGTGACCCCACCATGTGGCAAGCAGGTCTTCACTTGGGACTACCCAACTGAAGGCACTGACGCTTTAACCCTTGAAAAAGGCGCTGAAATGGGCCGTTTCAAATTAGGTTCAACAGTTGTTATGTTATTTGGTCAAGATGCGATTGATACGTTTGCAGAAGGCGTAGAACCAACTGAGACGACTCGAATGGGTCAACCTTTCGCTCATTTAAAATAG
- a CDS encoding N-acetylmuramoyl-L-alanine amidase codes for MTRIFTFIFLLSFSFIVEAANKLDSVRIWDAPDSTRVVLDLSKAPDYSYFSLTNPQRLVIDLKDASTKVKFENLAKSSKLISKVRLSSPPKKGTLRLVLELATPVKANLFSLSPTAPYGNRLVVDLDNSTNKSTAKKQVVQTSKRSTDVIVAIDAGHGGEDPGSIGPKGTFEKKVVLAISKRLERKINETPGMKAVMTRSGDYFVNLNQRSELARNSRADLLLSIHADAFTTPHPKGASVWVLSKRRANTEIGRVFEDKEKHSELLGGVGDIIQNTDSEQYLVMTLIDMSMDHSMAESHSIATDILSGLGKVTKLHKNKPESASFAVLKSTDIPSILIETGFISNPKEEKLLLNGNHQQKLANAIHKGVVNYFESNPPSGTSFAKQSNVKHTVRSGESLSVIAQRYKVSVANIKKSNNLKSDVLRIGQKLVIPRA; via the coding sequence ATGACTCGAATTTTTACTTTTATATTTCTGCTTAGCTTCAGTTTTATTGTTGAAGCTGCGAACAAATTAGATAGCGTTAGAATTTGGGATGCACCAGATTCGACACGAGTTGTTTTAGATCTATCTAAAGCGCCTGACTATAGTTATTTTTCGTTAACTAATCCCCAGCGTCTGGTAATTGATTTAAAAGATGCCTCAACCAAGGTTAAGTTTGAAAACTTAGCGAAAAGCAGCAAATTAATTAGTAAAGTTAGGCTCAGTTCTCCGCCTAAAAAGGGCACTTTAAGATTAGTACTAGAATTAGCCACCCCAGTTAAAGCAAATCTGTTTTCGCTTTCACCGACAGCACCATATGGCAATCGCTTAGTCGTTGATTTAGACAATTCAACTAATAAATCGACAGCAAAAAAACAAGTCGTGCAAACCAGTAAACGTTCGACAGATGTGATTGTTGCTATTGATGCAGGCCATGGTGGAGAAGATCCTGGTTCTATTGGGCCGAAAGGCACCTTTGAAAAGAAAGTTGTATTAGCAATATCAAAAAGACTCGAGCGTAAGATAAATGAAACCCCAGGTATGAAGGCGGTAATGACTCGTAGTGGCGATTATTTTGTCAACTTAAATCAGCGTTCAGAATTAGCCAGAAATAGCCGTGCAGATTTATTGTTATCGATACACGCTGACGCATTTACTACGCCGCATCCAAAAGGTGCTTCAGTTTGGGTATTGTCTAAACGCCGTGCTAATACCGAAATTGGTCGAGTATTTGAAGATAAAGAAAAGCACTCGGAGCTGTTAGGCGGTGTTGGTGACATTATCCAAAATACTGATAGTGAACAGTACTTGGTGATGACATTAATTGATATGTCGATGGATCATTCAATGGCTGAAAGCCACAGCATCGCAACAGACATTCTTTCTGGTTTAGGTAAAGTCACTAAACTGCATAAGAATAAACCTGAATCAGCGAGCTTTGCGGTTTTAAAATCAACCGATATCCCTTCTATTTTGATTGAAACCGGTTTCATCTCTAATCCTAAAGAAGAGAAACTGTTGCTTAATGGCAATCATCAACAAAAATTAGCCAATGCTATTCATAAAGGCGTTGTGAATTATTTTGAGTCTAATCCGCCATCTGGAACCTCTTTTGCCAAGCAAAGTAACGTTAAGCATACGGTTAGAAGCGGTGAGTCATTATCGGTTATTGCTCAGCGCTATAAAGTCAGTGTTGCCAATATTAAAAAAAGTAATAACTTAAAGTCCGATGTATTACGAATAGGCCAAAAGCTGGTCATTCCGAGGGCATAA
- the rsgA gene encoding small ribosomal subunit biogenesis GTPase RsgA: MSKKKPLSQGQKRRMRDNQSKRLKRKDNPDQANDLQDSLLGPEQQGIVISRFGQHADIETEDGTVARCNIRRNITSLVTGDKVLVRLATETDRGIGGIVEAVHPRKSSLTRPDLYDGVKIIAANIDQILIVSSILPSFTTQIIDRYLVAAEDTSIPPVIILNKMDLLTDENREEVEVALERYRQIGYPVYMVSSHTGEGVEQIKSLLSDSISVFAGQSGVGKSSLINALMPEADLQIGDVSGNSGLGQHTTTTAKLLHFESGGDLIDSPGVREFALWHLPAPRVGECFIEFREYIGTCKFRDCKHGNDPGCALQAALADGKITEDRFNNYHRIIASLDEQRHARHFRALDE; the protein is encoded by the coding sequence GTGAGTAAAAAGAAACCACTTAGCCAAGGTCAAAAGCGCAGAATGCGCGACAACCAAAGTAAACGCCTAAAGCGTAAAGATAATCCAGATCAAGCCAACGATCTACAGGATAGTCTACTGGGACCAGAACAACAGGGAATCGTTATTTCACGTTTCGGCCAGCACGCAGACATCGAAACCGAAGACGGTACTGTGGCGCGTTGTAATATTCGCCGCAATATCACCAGTCTCGTAACCGGTGACAAAGTTCTTGTTCGCTTAGCCACTGAGACCGACCGTGGTATTGGCGGAATCGTTGAAGCAGTCCACCCACGTAAGTCTTCCCTCACCCGTCCAGATTTATATGACGGCGTAAAAATTATTGCTGCCAATATTGATCAGATTTTAATTGTCTCGTCAATTTTGCCAAGTTTTACCACGCAAATTATCGACCGATATTTAGTGGCCGCAGAAGATACCTCAATTCCACCGGTTATCATCCTTAATAAAATGGATTTATTAACCGATGAAAATCGTGAAGAAGTCGAAGTGGCTTTAGAGCGTTATCGCCAAATTGGTTACCCTGTTTATATGGTCAGCAGTCACACAGGTGAAGGTGTTGAACAAATAAAATCATTACTTTCTGATAGCATTAGTGTATTTGCGGGTCAGTCAGGTGTGGGTAAGTCATCATTGATCAATGCATTAATGCCCGAAGCAGACCTTCAGATTGGTGATGTATCTGGAAACTCTGGCTTAGGACAACACACCACCACAACCGCAAAATTATTGCACTTCGAAAGCGGTGGAGACTTAATCGATTCTCCGGGTGTTCGTGAATTTGCTTTATGGCATTTACCTGCGCCCCGCGTCGGTGAATGCTTTATTGAATTCAGAGAATACATCGGCACTTGTAAGTTCAGAGATTGTAAACACGGTAATGATCCGGGATGCGCCTTGCAAGCAGCACTCGCGGATGGGAAAATAACCGAAGATAGATTTAATAATTATCATCGAATTATTGCCAGTCTTGATGAACAACGTCATGCTCGACACTTCAGAGCTTTAGACGAATAA
- the orn gene encoding oligoribonuclease — MAVNSSNLIWVDLEMTGLEPSVDRIIEIATIVTDQELNIIAQGPVMAVHQSDEVLAGMDDWNQKHHGESGLIDRVKSSQHSEEDVIKATIEFLEQYVPKGASPMCGNSIGQDRRFLNKYMLELENFFHYRNIDVSTIKELTNRWKPEIMQGFSKKNTHQALEDIKESIAELQFYRQEVFKI; from the coding sequence ATGGCTGTAAACTCGAGCAATCTGATTTGGGTTGATTTGGAAATGACTGGTTTAGAGCCCAGTGTCGATCGTATTATTGAAATTGCGACGATTGTGACTGACCAAGAATTGAATATCATTGCCCAAGGCCCTGTTATGGCGGTTCATCAATCTGATGAAGTGTTAGCAGGTATGGACGACTGGAACCAAAAACATCATGGCGAGTCTGGATTAATTGATCGCGTTAAAAGCAGTCAACATTCTGAAGAAGATGTTATAAAAGCAACGATTGAGTTTTTAGAGCAATACGTGCCTAAAGGTGCTTCACCAATGTGTGGCAATAGCATTGGGCAAGATCGCCGATTTTTGAATAAATATATGCTCGAATTAGAAAACTTCTTTCATTACCGCAATATTGATGTCAGCACGATTAAAGAGCTAACGAACCGCTGGAAGCCAGAAATCATGCAAGGCTTTAGTAAAAAGAATACCCATCAAGCATTAGAAGATATTAAAGAGTCTATTGCTGAATTGCAGTTTTATCGCCAAGAAGTATTTAAAATTTAA
- a CDS encoding DMT family transporter, which yields MPLGIIRSGRPDLSNTSGLIQLHIAVLLFGGTALFSKIIPLNALDITVLRCAVAFFVLACIVKINRQALLLSKPKHYLIAVGLGFLVSLHWVTYFASMQLSSVAIGMIAFFTYPVMTVLIEPLVNKTRLRLIDLLSGIAVLTGVFLLIPEPNLDNDVTLGIAIGVLSAALFTARNILHKKYFSEYSGPQAMFYQTLVAVIVLSPFLEVELSTISVDIWLTIAVLGVLFTAAPHALFASSLRQLSAKTVGLVSCLQPFYGTVLALLLLNEHVNLNTVIGGLIILATAIFETQQNQKKNKA from the coding sequence ATGCCACTCGGCATAATTAGATCTGGACGCCCTGATTTATCTAATACATCAGGGTTAATTCAGCTTCATATTGCTGTGTTACTGTTTGGTGGCACGGCACTATTTTCAAAAATCATTCCTCTTAATGCGCTAGATATTACCGTTCTTCGCTGCGCTGTCGCTTTCTTTGTGCTCGCTTGTATCGTAAAGATAAATCGCCAAGCATTACTGCTATCAAAGCCAAAGCATTATTTAATCGCTGTTGGTTTAGGGTTTTTAGTGAGCTTACATTGGGTTACTTACTTTGCCTCAATGCAGTTGTCATCGGTAGCCATTGGCATGATTGCTTTTTTTACCTATCCAGTCATGACAGTGTTAATTGAACCCTTAGTCAATAAAACCCGCTTAAGGTTAATTGACTTACTCTCTGGTATCGCTGTGTTAACAGGGGTTTTTCTGCTCATTCCTGAGCCTAACCTAGATAATGATGTCACTTTAGGTATCGCAATTGGCGTACTTTCTGCTGCGTTATTTACTGCTCGTAACATATTGCATAAAAAATATTTTTCGGAATATAGCGGCCCCCAAGCGATGTTTTATCAAACCTTAGTCGCTGTCATTGTGTTAAGCCCTTTCTTAGAGGTAGAACTGAGCACTATTAGTGTTGATATCTGGCTAACAATTGCTGTTTTAGGCGTATTATTTACCGCTGCCCCGCACGCATTATTCGCCTCATCATTGCGGCAACTGAGCGCAAAAACTGTGGGATTAGTGTCTTGCTTACAACCTTTTTACGGTACAGTGCTAGCGTTATTATTACTCAATGAACACGTCAACTTGAATACAGTGATTGGAGGGTTGATTATTTTAGCCACAGCAATATTCGAAACTCAGCAAAATCAGAAAAAAAATAAAGCGTAA